The following proteins come from a genomic window of Bradyrhizobium paxllaeri:
- a CDS encoding acetylserotonin O-methyltransferase, with amino-acid sequence MASQPSRTAPPARHVNLQPISATPELPSAIPLMALSTGFWAFKTLAAAHELDLFSRLAGGAGITVAGLAETLGLHPRPAEMLLTGCAALGLLEKTDGRYRNTPLSEAYLVRGKPYYFGGFVQMADKRLYAGWGKLAEALRTNRPTTWDPDAQSSMFDGEDPMVLALFWEAMHSVSAMTARKLGEAVDFRRFRHLLDIGGGSGAYDIELCKQYGTLRATVFDLPHVTAIAAGKIAEAGLTDRIETVGGSFFERLPGDHDMHLLSMILHDWDEAKNRALLRRSFEALPSGGAVVISELLVNDEKTGPAPAALMSLNMLIETEGRNYTPAEYAAWLEEAGFRHIETVWFEAPAANGAVIGRKP; translated from the coding sequence ATGGCCAGTCAGCCTTCGCGAACAGCGCCTCCGGCCAGGCATGTGAACCTCCAGCCGATTTCCGCCACGCCGGAGCTTCCTTCCGCCATCCCGCTGATGGCGCTTTCGACTGGTTTCTGGGCCTTCAAGACTCTGGCCGCCGCGCACGAACTGGACCTCTTCAGCCGCCTGGCTGGCGGCGCCGGCATCACGGTTGCCGGGCTGGCGGAAACGCTCGGTCTGCATCCGCGGCCGGCTGAGATGCTGTTGACTGGCTGCGCCGCACTCGGGCTGCTGGAGAAAACGGATGGCCGTTATCGCAATACGCCGCTGAGCGAGGCCTATCTCGTGCGCGGGAAGCCGTATTACTTCGGCGGCTTCGTGCAAATGGCCGACAAGCGGCTCTACGCGGGCTGGGGTAAACTTGCCGAAGCGCTGCGCACGAACCGGCCAACCACATGGGATCCGGACGCGCAATCCTCGATGTTCGACGGCGAGGATCCAATGGTGCTGGCGCTGTTCTGGGAGGCGATGCATTCGGTTTCGGCGATGACCGCGCGCAAGCTCGGCGAAGCGGTGGACTTCCGGCGTTTCCGCCACCTCCTGGACATCGGCGGCGGATCGGGCGCCTACGACATCGAGCTTTGCAAGCAGTACGGGACACTGCGCGCGACCGTGTTCGACTTGCCGCATGTAACCGCGATCGCTGCGGGAAAGATTGCCGAGGCCGGCTTGACCGACCGGATCGAGACTGTCGGCGGCAGCTTCTTCGAGCGGCTTCCCGGGGATCACGACATGCATCTGTTATCGATGATCCTGCACGATTGGGACGAGGCGAAGAACCGTGCGCTGCTGCGCCGGTCCTTCGAGGCCTTGCCGAGCGGCGGCGCCGTCGTCATCAGCGAGCTTCTCGTCAACGACGAAAAGACCGGTCCGGCGCCCGCCGCGCTGATGAGCCTCAACATGCTGATCGAGACGGAAGGACGAAACTACACGCCGGCTGAATACGCGGCATGGCTGGAGGAGGCCGGCTTCCGGCACATCGAGACCGTCTGGTTCGAGGCACCCGCCGCGAACGGCGCGGTAATCGGCCGCAAACCATAA
- a CDS encoding cytochrome c, whose product MADDSQIARGKYLVTIGGCNDCHTPGYFLGKPDMSRFLGGSDVGFEIPGQGVYVGSNITPDKKTGIGSWTREQIVKAIQAGERPDGRILAPIMPWHAFATLTADDAMAIATFLQSLNPVSNQIPGPFKPGEKVSTFMFRIVPPGETAAAAAK is encoded by the coding sequence ATGGCCGACGATTCACAGATCGCGCGCGGCAAATATCTCGTCACGATCGGCGGCTGCAACGACTGCCACACGCCGGGATACTTCCTTGGGAAGCCCGACATGTCGCGCTTTCTCGGCGGCTCGGATGTGGGATTCGAGATTCCGGGTCAAGGTGTCTATGTGGGCTCAAACATCACACCCGACAAGAAGACCGGCATCGGTAGTTGGACCCGAGAGCAGATCGTGAAGGCGATACAGGCCGGTGAACGGCCGGACGGCCGCATCCTGGCGCCGATCATGCCTTGGCACGCTTTTGCGACACTCACTGCGGATGACGCCATGGCGATCGCTACTTTTCTCCAAAGTTTGAACCCGGTCAGCAACCAGATTCCCGGTCCGTTCAAACCCGGGGAAAAGGTTTCGACCTTCATGTTCCGGATTGTGCCACCGGGCGAAACCGCAGCGGCTGCGGCCAAGTAG
- a CDS encoding NAD(P)/FAD-dependent oxidoreductase, with protein MAEVWTPMAPAASLWASTAEPLPAFPKLAGEVKADVVVIGAGYTGLSAAHHIAKSGLAPIVLEANHPGWGASGRNGGVITAKFRLSFRDIDAGHGRATARRMYEIAHESVEMVDELVSEFGIESARLTRNGQVKAAHNQATLKAAIDEAEWMKRQMGDTEVRILDAHQVREETGSRGFVGGVLNPGSGGIHPLNYLRGLAKGVAQRGVPIFQESPVLALRRDGDGVIAETPGGSVRARQAIIATNSYSDLTSATVRLQRTLVPFRSALIATEKLSPNLAGSLMPTGRTYTETKRMMRWFRKVDDRVIFGGRGAFGKQDLESAFEALRRAMTGIFPELAGVPLEFRWSGLVGMTLDSVPHVGRIDDRTLYSVGYNGAGVAMSSLMGRYLASLVRGEAVDLGLLDARRIRTIPFYSLREPAVRVVAGWYQFLDAVGR; from the coding sequence ATGGCAGAGGTCTGGACCCCAATGGCACCGGCCGCTTCGCTCTGGGCGAGTACGGCGGAGCCATTGCCTGCCTTTCCGAAGCTTGCCGGCGAGGTGAAGGCCGATGTCGTCGTCATCGGCGCGGGCTATACGGGTTTGTCTGCGGCGCATCACATCGCAAAGAGCGGCCTTGCTCCGATTGTGCTCGAAGCCAATCATCCGGGCTGGGGTGCGAGCGGCCGCAATGGCGGCGTCATCACCGCCAAATTTCGCCTCTCGTTCCGCGATATCGATGCTGGCCATGGCCGTGCCACGGCCAGGCGCATGTACGAGATCGCGCACGAGTCCGTCGAGATGGTCGATGAGCTGGTGTCCGAATTCGGCATCGAGAGTGCGCGGCTGACGCGTAACGGGCAAGTCAAGGCCGCGCACAATCAGGCAACGCTCAAGGCGGCGATCGACGAAGCCGAATGGATGAAGCGACAGATGGGCGATACCGAGGTTCGTATCCTCGATGCCCATCAGGTGCGCGAAGAGACGGGATCGCGAGGCTTTGTCGGCGGCGTGCTCAATCCGGGGTCCGGCGGCATCCATCCGCTGAATTACCTGCGCGGCCTTGCGAAGGGCGTCGCACAGCGCGGCGTGCCGATATTCCAGGAGAGCCCTGTGTTGGCGCTCCGTCGCGATGGCGATGGTGTCATCGCTGAGACGCCCGGCGGCAGCGTGCGCGCGCGTCAGGCGATCATCGCCACCAACTCCTATTCCGATCTGACATCGGCAACGGTGCGGCTGCAGCGTACATTGGTGCCGTTCCGCAGTGCTCTCATCGCTACCGAAAAGCTGTCACCGAACCTGGCCGGCAGCCTGATGCCGACGGGGCGAACTTACACAGAGACCAAGCGGATGATGCGTTGGTTCCGCAAGGTCGACGACCGTGTCATCTTCGGTGGTCGCGGCGCCTTCGGCAAGCAGGATTTGGAAAGCGCGTTTGAGGCGCTACGCCGCGCCATGACCGGTATCTTCCCGGAGCTTGCGGGTGTTCCGTTGGAGTTTCGTTGGTCCGGACTTGTCGGCATGACGCTCGATTCCGTACCGCATGTCGGCCGCATCGATGACCGTACCCTCTATTCAGTCGGCTACAATGGCGCCGGCGTCGCCATGTCGAGCCTGATGGGCCGCTATCTGGCGTCGCTTGTGCGCGGAGAGGCAGTCGACCTTGGCCTGCTCGATGCGCGCCGCATCAGGACCATTCCATTCTATTCGCTGCGTGAACCGGCCGTCCGCGTGGTGGCCGGCTGGTACCAGTTTTTGGATGCGGTCGGGCGTTAG
- a CDS encoding LysR family transcriptional regulator, producing MIDKLELLLALAKERHFGRAAEACGVTQPTMSTSLKQLEEILGVMLVQRGSRFQGFTPEGERTLDWARRIVGDARAMRQEINSLKDKLAGEIRIAAIPTVLGMVAQLTTPYRARYPDVRFRIQSCTSADVLGLLENLEVDAGLTYIENEPIGKVRTIPLYNESYRLLTAPDAMFGDRERVTWQEVGQVPLCLLTPDMQNRRIIDRALASTGAEATPTLTSNSLLVLYTHVKTGRWASVMPAKLAETLGLSDSVRSIPIVDPVVDYSIGLVVPQRDPMTPLIAALVQVAREVAPTLA from the coding sequence TTGATCGATAAGCTTGAACTTCTGCTCGCGCTCGCCAAGGAGCGGCATTTCGGACGGGCTGCGGAAGCCTGCGGCGTCACCCAGCCGACCATGTCGACCAGCCTCAAGCAGCTCGAGGAGATCCTCGGCGTCATGCTGGTGCAGCGCGGCTCGCGCTTCCAGGGCTTCACGCCGGAAGGCGAGCGCACGCTCGACTGGGCGCGGCGCATTGTTGGCGATGCCCGGGCGATGCGGCAGGAGATCAACAGCCTCAAGGACAAGCTCGCCGGCGAGATCCGGATCGCCGCGATCCCGACCGTGCTCGGCATGGTGGCGCAGCTCACGACGCCATACCGCGCGCGCTATCCCGACGTGCGCTTTCGCATCCAGTCCTGCACCTCGGCCGATGTGCTGGGCCTGTTGGAAAATCTCGAGGTCGATGCCGGGCTGACCTATATCGAGAACGAGCCGATCGGCAAGGTTCGCACCATTCCGCTCTACAACGAGAGCTATCGCCTGCTGACCGCGCCCGATGCCATGTTCGGGGATCGCGAGCGGGTGACATGGCAGGAGGTCGGGCAGGTGCCGCTGTGTCTGCTGACGCCGGACATGCAGAACCGCCGCATCATCGACCGCGCGCTGGCCTCCACCGGCGCCGAGGCGACGCCGACGCTGACGTCGAACTCGCTGCTCGTGCTGTATACGCATGTGAAGACCGGGCGCTGGGCGAGCGTGATGCCGGCCAAGCTCGCGGAGACGCTGGGGCTGTCGGATTCCGTGCGCAGCATTCCGATCGTCGACCCCGTCGTCGACTACAGCATCGGTCTCGTGGTCCCGCAGCGCGATCCGATGACGCCCTTGATCGCGGCGCTGGTGCAGGTCGCCCGCGAGGTGGCGCCGACGCTGGCGTAG
- a CDS encoding ABC transporter substrate-binding protein produces the protein MMIASLCRRALLGVSLSALATLSSLPASADQITFVSQGGAYQKAQTVAILDPSAKKLGITINQDSIPDAWPAVKSQVASGKPTWDVVDMPTGNCLRGGEQGVVEKLDFAKLPNAAAMPEAYRSAYSVTYEFYSSVLAFSRKKFPDAAPSSWADFWDVKKFPGRRALRNHPFATLEAALMADGVAPDKLYPLDVDRAFRKLEEIKPNITVWWTSGAQSAQLLNDGEVDMVMAWNGRVSALMGEGAKVGFTFNQGILQSTSLCILKGAPNLATAERFVNEAVDPVHQANLPLHIDYGPANPKAFDTGVIKPERVAQLPSAPDNASKQALMSYAWWSSPAGEAAEKRWVSFMQK, from the coding sequence ATGATGATTGCATCTCTGTGTCGACGTGCACTGCTTGGAGTCTCTCTTAGCGCCCTAGCTACTTTATCGAGTCTGCCGGCCAGCGCGGACCAGATCACCTTCGTCTCACAGGGCGGCGCCTACCAGAAGGCGCAGACCGTCGCCATCCTCGATCCCTCGGCCAAGAAGCTTGGCATCACTATCAACCAGGACAGCATCCCCGACGCCTGGCCGGCAGTGAAATCGCAAGTGGCGAGCGGCAAGCCGACCTGGGACGTCGTCGACATGCCGACCGGCAACTGTCTGCGCGGCGGCGAGCAGGGTGTCGTCGAGAAGCTGGATTTCGCCAAACTGCCGAACGCGGCGGCGATGCCGGAGGCCTATCGTTCTGCCTATTCGGTGACCTACGAATTCTATTCGAGCGTGCTCGCCTTTAGCCGGAAGAAATTCCCCGATGCCGCGCCGTCGAGCTGGGCCGATTTCTGGGACGTGAAGAAATTCCCGGGTCGCCGCGCCCTGCGCAACCATCCGTTCGCGACGCTGGAGGCAGCGCTGATGGCCGATGGTGTAGCACCCGACAAGCTATATCCGCTCGACGTCGATCGCGCGTTCAGGAAGCTCGAGGAGATCAAGCCCAACATCACGGTGTGGTGGACCTCAGGTGCGCAGTCGGCGCAGCTCCTTAACGACGGCGAGGTCGACATGGTGATGGCCTGGAACGGCCGCGTCAGCGCGCTGATGGGCGAGGGCGCCAAGGTCGGGTTCACCTTCAACCAGGGTATCCTGCAGAGCACGTCGCTCTGCATCCTGAAGGGGGCGCCCAATCTTGCCACCGCGGAGCGCTTCGTGAACGAAGCTGTCGATCCCGTCCACCAGGCCAACCTGCCGCTGCATATCGACTACGGCCCGGCCAATCCCAAGGCGTTCGACACCGGCGTGATCAAGCCGGAACGCGTCGCGCAACTGCCGAGCGCGCCCGACAATGCATCGAAGCAGGCTCTGATGTCGTATGCCTGGTGGTCGTCGCCCGCCGGCGAGGCGGCAGAAAAGCGCTGGGTCTCGTTCATGCAGAAATAG
- a CDS encoding PLP-dependent aminotransferase family protein, with the protein MAFHVSLVGRDDLSGEIYRQIRQAILDGRLRPGERLSATRELAAALAVARSTVAIAYETLVAEGFATSRTGAGTFVSHQLEAKRPASKTRRSTSRAIRVREVWETISLPPFFLRAARYDFRAGLPDASLFPHRIWRRVVAHALRSREMTAGRYENPAGNRDLRAAIARHIGISRSVSGSPDDIIVTNGTQQALDIIARVLLDPGDVVAVEKPGYSPPKHLFKALGARVVGVPVDSEGLVVAALPADARMVYVTPSHQFPLGMAMSLSRRRALLAWAERYNAVVVEDDYDSEFRFGGRPLEPLQTLDTTGRVVYVGTFSKTLLPALRLGFMVVPPSLREAAYKAKFVTDWHTPTIVQNALARFIDEGAFARHIRRVTRIYSERHEMLTAGIRSNFGDYLHLIPSSTGLHIAAYARTASFDDIDAIASRAFDLGVAIQSFPLEGKPQAGIMLGYGAIETARIAEGLRRLCRCFDERVFRRPKAA; encoded by the coding sequence GTGGCTTTTCATGTCAGTCTTGTTGGTCGAGATGACCTTAGCGGCGAGATATACCGGCAGATCCGGCAGGCCATTCTGGACGGGCGCCTTCGACCCGGCGAGCGGCTATCGGCCACGCGGGAACTGGCCGCCGCGCTGGCAGTTGCGCGATCGACGGTAGCAATCGCTTATGAAACCCTTGTTGCGGAAGGATTTGCAACATCGCGTACGGGCGCTGGGACGTTCGTCAGTCATCAGCTTGAGGCAAAACGTCCTGCATCGAAGACAAGGCGCTCGACATCCCGCGCAATTCGGGTGCGTGAAGTTTGGGAGACGATATCGTTACCGCCTTTTTTCCTTCGCGCGGCGCGCTACGACTTCAGAGCGGGGCTTCCGGACGCCTCGCTGTTTCCACACCGAATCTGGCGGCGGGTCGTCGCCCACGCGCTGCGCTCGCGCGAGATGACGGCTGGCCGCTACGAGAATCCCGCGGGCAATCGGGACCTGCGCGCGGCGATCGCCCGCCACATCGGCATCTCACGCAGCGTTTCCGGATCGCCCGACGACATCATCGTGACGAATGGCACCCAACAGGCGCTCGACATCATCGCTCGCGTGCTTCTCGACCCAGGCGATGTCGTTGCGGTAGAGAAGCCGGGCTATTCGCCTCCAAAACACCTGTTCAAGGCGCTGGGCGCGCGCGTGGTCGGCGTGCCGGTCGACAGCGAAGGTCTGGTCGTGGCGGCGTTGCCTGCCGATGCCAGGATGGTCTACGTGACGCCCTCGCACCAGTTTCCCCTCGGCATGGCCATGAGCCTGTCGCGCCGACGTGCCCTGCTTGCCTGGGCCGAGCGCTACAACGCGGTTGTCGTCGAGGACGATTATGACAGCGAGTTTCGCTTCGGCGGACGCCCGCTTGAACCACTTCAGACCCTCGATACGACCGGTCGCGTTGTGTATGTCGGTACGTTTTCAAAAACGTTGCTGCCGGCTCTCCGGCTGGGCTTCATGGTCGTGCCGCCATCGCTGCGAGAAGCGGCGTACAAGGCGAAATTTGTCACCGATTGGCATACGCCGACCATCGTGCAGAACGCGCTGGCGCGGTTCATCGACGAGGGTGCGTTTGCCCGCCACATTCGCAGAGTGACCCGCATCTATAGCGAACGGCATGAGATGCTGACCGCGGGGATCAGGAGCAACTTCGGCGATTACCTCCATCTTATTCCATCGAGCACCGGGCTGCATATCGCTGCCTACGCGCGGACGGCGTCGTTCGATGACATCGATGCGATTGCATCGCGAGCCTTTGACCTCGGCGTTGCCATTCAATCCTTCCCGCTGGAGGGAAAGCCTCAGGCCGGCATCATGCTGGGATATGGAGCGATCGAGACGGCGCGGATTGCCGAAGGACTGCGGCGGCTGTGCAGATGCTTTGATGAACGCGTGTTTCGACGCCCGAAAGCGGCGTGA
- a CDS encoding HAD family hydrolase: MSYDSFKVLTFDVVGTLIDFEAGVLDAVRRISGRKAAELSDDQIFASYKRGRDAHPERSSEVMFHVYRHLAKELGLPADDAACDAFQLAVLRWQPFSDSVEALKRLRTRFRLVAMTNADRVALSCYSHALDNPFHDTVCADDTGVAKPDPEFFAYNKGRQSAFGYKQSEILHVAQSQHHDIGIARKLGYKVCWIERRQGMKGFGGTPEVPELTKPDFHFATMKAFADAALGN; the protein is encoded by the coding sequence ATGTCCTACGATAGCTTCAAGGTTCTCACTTTCGATGTCGTCGGCACCTTGATCGATTTCGAGGCCGGTGTGCTCGATGCCGTGCGCCGGATCTCCGGCCGAAAAGCGGCCGAGCTCAGCGACGATCAGATCTTCGCGTCCTACAAGCGCGGCCGTGATGCTCATCCGGAGCGGTCGAGCGAAGTGATGTTCCATGTCTACCGGCACCTCGCCAAGGAGCTGGGACTACCGGCCGACGATGCCGCCTGCGACGCCTTCCAACTGGCGGTGCTGCGCTGGCAGCCGTTTTCGGATTCGGTCGAAGCGCTGAAGCGCCTGCGCACCAGGTTCCGGTTGGTCGCGATGACCAATGCGGATCGCGTCGCGCTGTCGTGCTATTCCCACGCGCTCGATAATCCCTTCCACGACACCGTCTGCGCGGACGACACCGGGGTTGCCAAACCCGATCCGGAGTTCTTCGCCTACAACAAGGGGCGGCAGTCCGCGTTCGGCTACAAGCAGTCCGAAATCCTGCATGTGGCGCAGAGCCAGCATCACGACATCGGTATCGCCCGCAAGCTTGGCTACAAGGTCTGCTGGATCGAGCGGCGCCAGGGCATGAAAGGTTTTGGCGGTACGCCCGAGGTGCCGGAGCTCACAAAGCCCGATTTCCATTTTGCCACGATGAAGGCGTTCGCCGACGCGGCACTTGGAAACTGA
- a CDS encoding ABC transporter permease, translating into MTMSRPYRIALIVICALVLLYLILPILIIAPMSFSAARFLTFPPPSLSLRWYQEYVGNPAWMQATRVTLTVAVLTVIIATPLGVAAAYAISQSKWRIMRLIHMTLLLPLVVPIIITAVGIFFVFAKVGLVATMTGLVLANVMLGLPYVVISVAAGLQSFDATQEMVARSLGMNRLRSFFVVTLPQIKASVIAGGIFAFISAMDETIVALFISGGQYQPLTKRMFTALRDEIDPTIAAISTLMTAVSFILVLIATSRSKKGA; encoded by the coding sequence ATGACGATGTCCCGCCCATACCGCATCGCCCTGATCGTCATCTGCGCGCTGGTGCTGCTTTATCTCATCCTGCCGATCCTGATCATCGCGCCAATGTCGTTCTCGGCCGCGCGTTTCCTGACCTTCCCGCCGCCGTCGCTGTCGCTGCGCTGGTATCAGGAGTATGTCGGCAATCCGGCCTGGATGCAGGCGACCCGCGTGACGCTGACGGTGGCGGTGCTCACCGTGATCATCGCAACCCCGCTCGGCGTGGCCGCGGCGTATGCGATCAGCCAGTCGAAATGGCGGATCATGCGGCTGATCCACATGACCCTGCTGCTGCCGCTGGTGGTGCCGATCATCATCACCGCGGTCGGCATCTTCTTTGTCTTCGCCAAGGTCGGACTGGTCGCGACCATGACCGGCCTCGTGCTCGCCAACGTCATGCTCGGCTTGCCCTATGTCGTCATCTCGGTCGCGGCGGGATTGCAGAGCTTCGATGCGACGCAGGAGATGGTGGCGCGCAGCCTCGGCATGAACAGGCTGCGCAGCTTCTTCGTGGTGACGCTGCCGCAGATCAAGGCCAGCGTCATCGCAGGCGGCATTTTCGCCTTCATCTCCGCGATGGACGAGACCATCGTCGCCCTGTTCATTTCCGGCGGTCAGTATCAGCCGCTGACCAAGCGGATGTTCACCGCGCTCCGTGACGAGATCGACCCGACGATTGCGGCCATCAGCACGCTGATGACCGCGGTGTCGTTCATCCTGGTGCTGATTGCAACCAGCCGATCGAAGAAGGGCGCGTGA
- a CDS encoding DUF1127 domain-containing protein: MSVVVNALTSWTEAAASTHRRLGWGLRFLHWCVECSERSRQRQALSELDDHFLKDIGKTRQEAMAEASKPFWK, translated from the coding sequence ATGTCCGTTGTTGTCAATGCGCTCACCAGTTGGACGGAAGCTGCGGCATCCACCCATCGTCGACTTGGATGGGGACTACGATTCCTGCACTGGTGTGTCGAGTGTTCAGAACGGTCGCGGCAGCGACAAGCCCTGTCGGAACTGGATGACCACTTTCTCAAGGACATCGGCAAGACGCGGCAAGAGGCCATGGCCGAAGCATCAAAACCGTTCTGGAAATGA
- a CDS encoding ABC transporter permease, whose protein sequence is MLALALPALLVILLLIVLPVGWLAWQSVYHDGFTLENYRRIWSEDIYWRSFALTFQISLLVTLLALLLGYPIAYAASVAPKRWGIVILALVVLPFWTSVLVRAYAWLALLQRTGVINQVLRQLGVIDEPLALVHNTFGTVVATLHILLPFMVLPLYATMQQIPRDLMQAGASLGAGPMLAFWRIFLPLSLPGVLAGSTLVFVLTLGFYITPELLGGGRTIMISMLVSRNVELYDQWGAASAVGVVLLVAVGLIFFAVSRFIPLDRVLGQK, encoded by the coding sequence ATGCTGGCGCTGGCGCTGCCCGCACTGCTCGTGATCCTGCTGCTGATCGTGCTGCCGGTCGGCTGGCTCGCCTGGCAGTCGGTCTATCACGACGGCTTTACGCTCGAGAATTACCGGCGGATCTGGAGCGAGGACATCTACTGGCGCAGCTTCGCTTTGACGTTCCAGATCAGCCTGCTGGTGACGCTGCTGGCGCTGCTGCTCGGCTATCCCATTGCCTATGCAGCGAGTGTCGCGCCAAAACGCTGGGGCATCGTCATCCTGGCGCTGGTGGTGCTGCCGTTCTGGACCAGCGTGCTGGTCCGCGCCTATGCCTGGCTCGCGCTGTTGCAACGGACCGGCGTCATCAACCAGGTGCTGCGCCAGCTCGGCGTGATCGACGAGCCGCTGGCGCTTGTCCACAACACCTTTGGCACCGTCGTGGCGACCCTGCACATTCTGCTGCCATTCATGGTGCTGCCACTCTACGCCACCATGCAGCAGATCCCGCGCGATCTGATGCAGGCCGGCGCCAGTCTCGGCGCCGGTCCCATGCTGGCCTTCTGGCGGATATTTCTGCCGCTCTCGCTGCCCGGGGTGCTGGCGGGCAGCACACTCGTCTTCGTGCTCACCCTCGGTTTCTACATCACGCCCGAATTGCTCGGAGGCGGCCGCACCATCATGATATCGATGCTGGTGAGCCGCAATGTCGAGCTGTACGATCAGTGGGGCGCCGCCAGCGCCGTCGGCGTGGTGCTGTTGGTCGCGGTCGGGCTGATCTTCTTCGCCGTCAGCCGCTTCATTCCGCTCGATCGCGTGTTGGGGCAAAAATGA
- a CDS encoding ABC transporter ATP-binding protein: MPVSTVACVTAGDVDGAHRCTPSATQRGRSLGQGGESVDIKAASKSYGAVLALDDVTLNVAPREFVSLLGPSGSGKTTLLGILGGFVQPSSGSIHFGGRDVTFLPPHKRDVGVVFQNYALFPHMSVGENVAFPLRARRIPKADWAARVRAALAMVGLSGYEARGIAQLSGGQRQRVALARAMIFEPRLILMDEPLSALDKQLREAMQIELRELHRRIGATIIYVTHDQREALTMSDRVAILKDGRLVQIDRPERLHDYPADSFVASFIGEASLLPVRRIDASSVALGSAVLKSARAIPDGEELMLAVHSEKLLIADGVADSALNRLAGKVTDIVYQGESLRVFLQLPDGTCLSLRQPSHYQASRLLPPIGGELTVTLHPEDTIVVPKAQEKARQ; this comes from the coding sequence ATGCCGGTTTCAACCGTCGCTTGCGTCACCGCAGGTGACGTCGATGGCGCGCATCGGTGCACGCCCTCGGCAACGCAACGGGGTCGATCATTGGGCCAGGGCGGAGAGAGCGTCGATATCAAGGCTGCGAGCAAGAGCTATGGCGCGGTCCTGGCGCTGGATGACGTCACCCTGAACGTCGCGCCGCGCGAGTTCGTCTCCCTGCTCGGGCCGTCCGGATCCGGCAAGACCACGCTGCTCGGTATTCTCGGTGGCTTCGTTCAGCCTTCGTCCGGCTCGATCCATTTCGGCGGTCGCGACGTGACGTTCCTGCCGCCGCACAAGCGCGACGTCGGCGTGGTGTTCCAGAACTACGCGCTGTTTCCGCACATGAGCGTTGGCGAGAATGTCGCCTTTCCGCTGCGCGCCCGACGGATTCCAAAGGCGGATTGGGCCGCGCGGGTGCGCGCCGCGCTGGCCATGGTCGGGCTGTCGGGCTACGAGGCGCGCGGCATCGCCCAACTCTCCGGCGGCCAGCGACAGCGCGTGGCGCTCGCACGCGCCATGATCTTCGAGCCGCGCCTGATCCTGATGGACGAGCCGCTGTCGGCGCTCGACAAGCAGTTGCGGGAAGCGATGCAGATCGAATTGCGCGAGCTGCACAGGCGGATCGGCGCCACCATCATCTATGTCACCCACGACCAGCGCGAGGCGCTGACAATGAGTGACCGCGTTGCGATCCTCAAGGACGGGCGGCTGGTCCAGATCGATCGCCCCGAGCGGCTGCACGATTATCCGGCGGACTCTTTCGTGGCGAGTTTCATCGGCGAGGCGAGCCTGCTGCCGGTCCGGCGCATCGACGCCTCTAGCGTGGCGCTCGGATCGGCCGTGCTGAAAAGCGCGCGCGCAATTCCGGACGGCGAGGAGCTGATGCTCGCGGTGCACAGCGAGAAGCTCTTGATCGCGGATGGCGTGGCGGATTCCGCCCTCAACCGCCTTGCCGGCAAGGTCACCGACATCGTCTATCAGGGCGAAAGCCTTCGCGTATTCCTGCAACTGCCCGACGGCACCTGTCTGAGCCTGCGCCAGCCCAGCCATTACCAGGCCTCGCGCCTGTTACCTCCGATAGGCGGCGAACTCACCGTCACTCTCCATCCCGAAGACACCATCGTCGTGCCCAAGGCGCAGGAGAAAGCGCGACAATGA